In Pantoea agglomerans, the genomic stretch AGTGTGCGTTAAGGCATGAATTTGAAGAGCTGGAAAAAGCGGTGGCACTGGCCGCCGCTTGTTTTTTTGGCGCTGGTGCTGGCGCTGACTGGGCTTGACCGGCTGTTTCCGCTGCCGCTGCGCCAGCTGCAGCCCGCGCGCGTGGTGGTGGCGGAAGACGGCACGCCGCTCTGGCGCTTTGCCGACAGGCAGGGCGTCTGGCGCTATCCGGTGACGACAGAAGAGGTCGCGCCCGCCTACCTTGAGGCGCTGCTCAACTATGAGGATCGCTGGTTCTGGCACCATCCCGGCATCAATCCGCTCGCTATCCTGCGCGCGGCGGGGCAGAACCTGCGCGCCGGGGCCATTATCTCGGGCGGCAGCACCCTGACTATGCAGGTCGCGCGCCTGATCGATCCGCAGCCGCGCTCGTTTTCCGGCAAGGCGGTACAGGCATGGCGGGCGCTGCAGCTGGAGTGGCACCTGTCGAAGCGTGAGATTCTGACGCTCTATCTCAATCGCGCTCCCTTTGGCGGCACGGTAGAGGGCGTGGGCGCAGCGAGCTGGATCTGGCTCGGCAAGCCGCCTTCGCAGCTGACCAAAGGCGAGGCCGCACTGCTGGCGGTGCTGCCGCAGGCCCCTGGCCGCCTTCGACCGGATCGCTGGCCGCGCCGCGCCGAGGCGGCACGCAACAAAGTGCTGCAGCGGCTGGCCGATCATCGCGTCTGGCCGCAGCAGGAGGTCGATGAGATCCTGCAGGAGCCGGTCTGGCTGCCGCCGCGCCAGATGCCGCAGACCGCACCGCTGCTGGCGCGTCGCCTGCTGTCGCTCTCGGCGGAGGTTAAAATCGTCTCGACGCTGGATATCTCGCTGCAGCGCGAGCTGGAAAGCCTCGCTGCCGCCCTTAAGCCGCAGCTGCCGCCGCGCACCTCGCTGGCGATACTGGTGGCGGATCACACCGATATGAAAGTACGCGGCTATGTCGGCTCGGTGGATTTTCGCGACGACAGGCGCTTCGGCCATGTCGATATGGTCGCCAGCGTGCGATCGCCAGGCTCGGTGCTTAAACCCTTTATCTACGGCATGGCGCTGGACGACGGCCTGATCCACGGCGAATCGCTGCTGCAGGATGTGCCGCGCCGCTTTGGCGACTACCGGCCCGGCAATTTCGACAGCGGCTTTCACGGGCCGGTCAGCGCCAGCGAGGCGCTGAAGCGCTCGCTCAATCTGCCGGCGGTACAGCTGCTGGACGCCCTCGGCCCCAAAAGCGTGACGGCGCGGCTGCGCAATGCTGGACTGAACCTGCGCTTTCCGGCCGGCGGCGAGCCTAACCTGTCGCTGGCGCTGGGGGGTACCGGCGCCCGGCTGGATGAGCTGGTGGCGGCCTACAGCGCCTTCGCACGCCAGGGCAACGCCGCGCAGCTGCGCTACCTGGCGGATCAGCCGCTGCGGCAGCGTCGCCTGCTGTCGCCGGGTGCCGCCTGGATCGTACGGCGCATGCTGGCGGGCGACGCGCAGCCTCCAGCCAGCGGCGCGGTGAGCGATATCGTGCCGCTGGCGTGGAAAACCGGCACCAGCTACGGCTACCGCGACGCCTGGGCTATCGGCGTCACGCCGCGCTATCTTATCGGCGTCTGGGTCGGCAGGCCGGACGCCACGCCGGTCGCCGGTCAGGTCGGCTTCGCCTCGGCGGTACCGGTTATGCATCAGGTGGCGAACCTGCTGGCTGGTCATATGCCCGCTGGCGGCACGCCGCGCGATCCGCGTCCCGCCTCGGTCAGCGCGCAGAGCATCTGCTGGCCGGGCGGCCAGCCGTTGCCCGCCGGGGATGATAACTGCCGCCAGCGCCGACAAAGCTGGGTGCTGAATCAGACTCTCCCGCCGACGCTGCTGGCGCCGGGGCAGGAGGGCGTCAACGGCCTGCGGCTGCGCTACTGGCAAAATGCCCAGGGAAGGCGCGTGGCGGCGGACTGTCCCGACGCCCGGAGCCGCGAACAACTGCTGTGGCCGCTGCCGCTTGAGCCCTGGCTGCCACAGAGCGAGCAGCGCGCGCAGCGTCTGCCGCCGGTCGACGACGCCTGTCCGCCGCTGCGCCAGGGCAACGCGCCGCCAATGGTCATCACCGGCGTGATTAACGGTCAGCATCTGCAGCCGCTGCCGGGCAAAGCGGTGCTGATCGTGCCGGTGGCGGTGCAGGGGGGCAGCGGCGAGCGCCGCTGGTGGTTTTTAAACGGCGAACCGGTCGAGCAGGGCAAGGAGAGCGCGCGCGTGCAGCTGGCGCTGCGCGACGCCGGCGCCTGTCAGCTGGTGGTCATGGATGAGGCGGGCGATCTAGCCACCGTCGCCTTTATCCGCGACTGAAAAATGGCGCAATGCACAAAATTTGCCTGCCTGCATCGACAAATATCAATAATTTTCAATAAATCATACGATAGCTAATAGGCAACGCCCGTTGATCTCCCTATAATCGGCGCGTTTTCTTACCGGGAGCGGGTTCCCGGTTTCTTCAGGATGCTAAAGACAGAGGTCAACATGGCAATCGAACGTACCTTCTCCATCATTAAACCAAACGCCGTTGCTAAAAACGTGATTGGCGCCATCTACAACCGTTTTGAAAGCGCAGGCTTCAAAATCGTTGGCGCTAAAATGCTGCAGCTGAGCAAAGAGCAGGCTGAAGGTTTCTACGCTGAGCACCAGGGCAAACCGTTCTTCGACGGCCTGGTAGAGTTCATGACCTCTGGTCCGGTTGTGGTATCTGTACTGGAAGGTGAAAACGCCGTTCAGCGTCACCGCGATCTGATGGGCGCAACCAACCCGGCGAACGCGCTGGCGGGTACCCTGCGCGCTGACTACGCTGACAGCTTCACCGAAAACGCCACCCACGGTTCTGACTCCGCTGAGTCTGCCGCGCGCGAAATCGCCTACTTCTTCGGCGAAAACGAGATCTGCCCGCGCACCCGTTAATGGGCTGACGCCAGCCGGACAGCGCGCTTTACAAATTTCTACCTGACGCGCCGCTGTCTCTCCTGGCATCACAACGCAGATGTTGTACAATGTTGCGCCCTTGTTGAGATCGTCTCAGCAAGGGCGTCTTTTTTTTCTATCCTTAACCAGAGCCATAACGTGTAATAACGAGGCCAGAGAACATTATGTCCGAACTGATTGTGACGCCGTCGTCCGCTTCCCCCGTTGCTGTTGCCCCCAAAAGCGAAAAAATTAACCTGCTGGATCTCAACCGCCAGCAGATGCGCGAGCTTTTTCTCTCTATGGGTGAAAAACCTTTCCGTGCCGATCAGGTGATGAAGTGGATGTACCACTACTGCTGCGACGATTTCGAGCAGATGACCGACATCAATAAGGTGCTGCGCGGCAAGCTGAGCCAGATTGCGGAAATTCGCGCGCCGGAAGTGGCGGAAGAGATGCGCTCCAGCGACGGCACCATTAAGTGGGCGATCCGCGTCGGCGATCAGCTGGTGGAAACCGTCTATATCCCGGAAGATGACCGCGCCACGCTCTGCGTCTCCTCGCAGGTCGGCTGTGCGCTGGAGTGCAAATTCTGCTCCACGGCGCAGCAGGGCTTCAACCGCAATCTGCGCGTCTCCGAGATCATCGGCCAGGTATGGCGCGCGGCGAAAATTATCGGCGCTGCCAAAGTTACCGGTCAGCGTCCTATCACCAACGTGGTGATGATGGGCATGGGCGAGCCGCTGCTCAACCTTAACAACGTCGTGCCGGCGATGGAGATTATGCTGGACGATTTCGGTTTCGGCCTGTCGAAGCGTCGCGTCACCCTGTCGACGTCAGGCGTGGTACCGGCGCTGGATAAGCTCGGCGATATGATTGACGTTGCGCTGGCAATTTCGCTGCATGCGCCAAACGATAAGCTGCGCGACGATATCGTGCCGATTAACAAAAAGTACAATATCGAGATGTTCCTCGGCGCGGTGAAGCGCTATCTGGCGAAGTCGAACGCCAATCAGGGGCGCGTCACCATTGAGTATGTCATGCTGGACCACGTTAACGACAGCACCGACGATGCGCACGAGCTGGCGGCGCTGCTGAAGGATACGCCGAGCAAGATCAACCTGATCCCCTGGAACCCCTTCCCGGGCGCGCCTTACGGCCGTAGCTCTAACAGCCGGGTTGACCGCTTTGCTAAAGTCCTGATGGAGTATGGCTTTACCACCATCGTGCGTAAAACGCGCGGCGACGATATCGATGCTGCCTGCGGACAGCTGGCGGGCGATGTGATTGACCGCACCAAGCGTACGATGCGTAAAAAAATGGCGGGCGAAGCCATATCTGTGAAGGCGCTCTGAAACCAGCAACCCACCGTTTGACCCGATCGCGACGCGTGGCAGGCTACTGCCAGGCAATCTCTTTCGCGACCAGGAGAACGAAATGGGTAAAGGATTACCGGCCAGCCTGCTGGCCCTGATTGTTGTAACCGGGTGTGTCAGCCAGAAGCCCCATTCCGCCGCGGCGGATACGCGGCTGGCGCTGGGAATGCACTATCTGGCGGCGGCGGATTACGCCGCCGCGCGCCGTAACTTCCAGCGGGCGCAGGCCGCCGCGCCGCGTGACTATCGAGTGGCCCTGGCGCTGGCGCGCCTGGCGGAGAAACAGGGCCGTCGCGATGAGGCGGCGCGCAGCTACCAGCAGGCGCAGCGGCTGGCACCGGCAAATGGCTTTGTGGCTAACAATTACGGTGCGTTTCTCTGCGCTTTAGGGCAGTATGACGAAGCGCATCAACAGTTTAAGCGGGCGATGAGCGCATCGGAAAATGAAGCGCGCATCGATGCGTGGGAACTGTCGGGATATTGTTATCTTCAGGCTGATGACGCGCTGGCCGCGCGAGCGGCGCTGAGTCGGGCGCTGGAGGCGGATCGCGCGAAAGGCGACGCATTGCTGGATGAGGCGGAAAAACAACGTCTCCTCTCTCCGGCGCGTGCTCTACTGTTAATAGAGCTTTATCAGCAATATCTGCCTGCTACGGCGCGCAGCTTAGAGTTACAGATACGTTTCGCCGCGCAACAGGGAAACGCTGCTGACGTTACACGTTATGGCGACCGGTTGGCGCGAAGTTTTCCACAATCGATACAGTACCAGCGTTATTTTGCTAATGAATACTGAAGCCACTCAAGACAACTCTGCAGTACATTCCACAGGCGAACGCCTGCGTCTGGCCCGTGAGCAAATGGGGCTGACGCAGCAAAATGTAGCTGAACGCCTGTGCCTGAAACTTACGACCGTACGCGATATCGAAGAGGACAAAGCGCCTGCCGATCTGGCGTCGACCTTTTTGCGTGGATATATTCGCTCCTATGCCCGTCTGGTGCACATTCCTGAAGAGGAACTGCTGCCGATGATGGCGAAGCAGACGCCGGTGCGTGCGGCCAAAATCGAACCGATGCAGCACTTCTCGCTGGGCAAACGCCGCAAGAAACGCGACGGCTGGCTGATGATTTTCACCTGGCTGGTGCTCTTTGTGGTGGTCGGCCTGACCGGCGCGTGGTGGTGGCAAAACCATAAGGCGTCGCAGGAGGATCTGGTCTCAATGGCCGATCAAAACGGCAGCAGCGGCGACGCCAGCCAGTCTATTCCGCTCGACGGTGGCAGCAACGACGCCAGCGACGAAACGGCGGCGCCTGCCGCGCCAGACGAAACCAACGGCGTGGAGAGCAGCGCGGCGGCACCGGCTGCCAGCCAGCCGACCAGCACCGCACCGACGCAGAGCGCTGGCAACAGCGCCGCGCCGGCTGCCACCTCGGCGAACAGCGCCGTGGTGTCACCCGCTCAGGCGCCGGTAGATAATGCGGCCAGCCCAACCTCTACCGCCGGCCAGCTGCCGACCAGCGGCGCAGCCGTTGGCGAAGCCGCCGCCGATCCCAATACCGTGGTGATGAACTTCAACGCCGACTGCTGGCTGGAAGTCAGTGACGCGACCGGTAAAAAACTGTTCAGCGGAATGCAACGCAGCGGTGGTAAACTCAGCCTCTCCGGCACTGCGCCCTATCGTCTGAAAATTGGCGCACCCTCAGCGGTGCAGGTGCAATATCAGAACCAGCCGGTTGATTTAAGTCGTTTTATCCGTAATAACCAGGTTGCTCGCCTGACGTTGGGTGCGCAATAACGCTGCATCGCGCCCCGGGCAATTGTGGAGAAAGAATATGCATAACGAAGCACCCATTATCCGTCGTAAATCGACCCGGATTTATGTCGGCAAGGTGCCTGTCGGCGACGGCGCGCCTATCGCCGTTCAGTCGATGACCAATACTCGTACAACCGACGTCGACGCTACGGTCAATCAGATCAAAGCGCTTGAGCGCGTCGGCGTTGATATCGTCCGCGTTTCCGTGCCGACCATGGATGCCGCCGAAGCCTTTAAGCTGATCAAGCAGCGCGTCAATGTGCCGCTGGTGGCGGATATCCATTTTGACTACCGTATTGCGCTGAAAGTCGCCGAATATGGCGTCGACTGCCTGCGTA encodes the following:
- a CDS encoding bifunctional tRNA (adenosine(37)-C2)-methyltransferase TrmG/ribosomal RNA large subunit methyltransferase RlmN, with the protein product MSELIVTPSSASPVAVAPKSEKINLLDLNRQQMRELFLSMGEKPFRADQVMKWMYHYCCDDFEQMTDINKVLRGKLSQIAEIRAPEVAEEMRSSDGTIKWAIRVGDQLVETVYIPEDDRATLCVSSQVGCALECKFCSTAQQGFNRNLRVSEIIGQVWRAAKIIGAAKVTGQRPITNVVMMGMGEPLLNLNNVVPAMEIMLDDFGFGLSKRRVTLSTSGVVPALDKLGDMIDVALAISLHAPNDKLRDDIVPINKKYNIEMFLGAVKRYLAKSNANQGRVTIEYVMLDHVNDSTDDAHELAALLKDTPSKINLIPWNPFPGAPYGRSSNSRVDRFAKVLMEYGFTTIVRKTRGDDIDAACGQLAGDVIDRTKRTMRKKMAGEAISVKAL
- the ndk gene encoding nucleoside-diphosphate kinase produces the protein MAIERTFSIIKPNAVAKNVIGAIYNRFESAGFKIVGAKMLQLSKEQAEGFYAEHQGKPFFDGLVEFMTSGPVVVSVLEGENAVQRHRDLMGATNPANALAGTLRADYADSFTENATHGSDSAESAAREIAYFFGENEICPRTR
- the pilW gene encoding type IV pilus biogenesis/stability protein PilW, which gives rise to MGKGLPASLLALIVVTGCVSQKPHSAAADTRLALGMHYLAAADYAAARRNFQRAQAAAPRDYRVALALARLAEKQGRRDEAARSYQQAQRLAPANGFVANNYGAFLCALGQYDEAHQQFKRAMSASENEARIDAWELSGYCYLQADDALAARAALSRALEADRAKGDALLDEAEKQRLLSPARALLLIELYQQYLPATARSLELQIRFAAQQGNAADVTRYGDRLARSFPQSIQYQRYFANEY
- the pbpC gene encoding peptidoglycan glycosyltransferase PbpC (penicillin-binding protein 1C) encodes the protein MNLKSWKKRWHWPPLVFLALVLALTGLDRLFPLPLRQLQPARVVVAEDGTPLWRFADRQGVWRYPVTTEEVAPAYLEALLNYEDRWFWHHPGINPLAILRAAGQNLRAGAIISGGSTLTMQVARLIDPQPRSFSGKAVQAWRALQLEWHLSKREILTLYLNRAPFGGTVEGVGAASWIWLGKPPSQLTKGEAALLAVLPQAPGRLRPDRWPRRAEAARNKVLQRLADHRVWPQQEVDEILQEPVWLPPRQMPQTAPLLARRLLSLSAEVKIVSTLDISLQRELESLAAALKPQLPPRTSLAILVADHTDMKVRGYVGSVDFRDDRRFGHVDMVASVRSPGSVLKPFIYGMALDDGLIHGESLLQDVPRRFGDYRPGNFDSGFHGPVSASEALKRSLNLPAVQLLDALGPKSVTARLRNAGLNLRFPAGGEPNLSLALGGTGARLDELVAAYSAFARQGNAAQLRYLADQPLRQRRLLSPGAAWIVRRMLAGDAQPPASGAVSDIVPLAWKTGTSYGYRDAWAIGVTPRYLIGVWVGRPDATPVAGQVGFASAVPVMHQVANLLAGHMPAGGTPRDPRPASVSAQSICWPGGQPLPAGDDNCRQRRQSWVLNQTLPPTLLAPGQEGVNGLRLRYWQNAQGRRVAADCPDARSREQLLWPLPLEPWLPQSEQRAQRLPPVDDACPPLRQGNAPPMVITGVINGQHLQPLPGKAVLIVPVAVQGGSGERRWWFLNGEPVEQGKESARVQLALRDAGACQLVVMDEAGDLATVAFIRD
- the rodZ gene encoding cytoskeleton protein RodZ; amino-acid sequence: MNTEATQDNSAVHSTGERLRLAREQMGLTQQNVAERLCLKLTTVRDIEEDKAPADLASTFLRGYIRSYARLVHIPEEELLPMMAKQTPVRAAKIEPMQHFSLGKRRKKRDGWLMIFTWLVLFVVVGLTGAWWWQNHKASQEDLVSMADQNGSSGDASQSIPLDGGSNDASDETAAPAAPDETNGVESSAAAPAASQPTSTAPTQSAGNSAAPAATSANSAVVSPAQAPVDNAASPTSTAGQLPTSGAAVGEAAADPNTVVMNFNADCWLEVSDATGKKLFSGMQRSGGKLSLSGTAPYRLKIGAPSAVQVQYQNQPVDLSRFIRNNQVARLTLGAQ